The Malus sylvestris chromosome 14, drMalSylv7.2, whole genome shotgun sequence genome segment TTGTCTCAATGGCAAGAACAATCGAAGTAATATCATCTGGAATGTTGGGTGGTCATGGCTCTTTGCAGTTGGTATGTGGCTTAAAatctttttactttattttgatTTGTCTAATCTTCTGCTGGAATTATGCTTGGATAAGTTTCTGATCACTTGGAGGATTTACCTAGATGTACAACGAGTTGCAAGTGCTTTCGCCATTGGTACCAACTCGGGAGTTCTACTTCCTTCGTTATTGTCAGCAAATCGAGCAAGGCCTGTGGGCAATTGTCGATGTCTCTTATGATTTTCCACAAGATAATCAGTTTGCAAACCAATGTCGATCTCATAGGCTTCCTTCTGGGTGCTTGATTCAAGACATGCCAAATGGATATTCCAAGGTTTGTTTCACAagcaaaaagttttttttttttttttctgtatgtGAAAGGTAATGGTAATATCTtcacttacttcctcatatcaTTGCAAAAAAATAGGTTACTTGGGTGGAACATGTGGAAATAGAAGACAAAGTTCCAACTCATCGGATTTATAGAGATCTTATTCACAGCGGATTAGCATTTGGAGCTCAACGATGGCTTGCTGCTCTGCAGAGAATGTGTGAAAGATTTGCGTGTCAAATGGTTTCAGGCACTTATACTAGAGATCTTGAAGGAGGTATCAATTTTCAACAGCGTAGTTAGTCAACGATCATTAACATTCTACCCCAGCAGCTAAATTTCaacattattttcttattttttgtgaAACAATTAGTGATTCCATCGCCCCAAGGAAAGAGGAGCATGATGAAACTTGCTCAAAGGATGATGAACAACTTCTGCGCAAACATTAGTGCATCCAACGGACATAGATGGACCACCCTTTCTGGGATGGACGAGATTGGAGTCCGAGTCGCTATCCATAAGAGCACCGATCCTGGTCAGCCCAACGGTGTGGTTCTTAGTGCAGGTACTACCATTTGGCTCCCATTATCGCCACAGAAtgtcttcaattttttcaaggATGAAAGAACTCGACCTCAGGTAAATTTACGCTTACTAGAAATTGTTGCTCAAATTTGGTAACATACTAATCAGATTAAATTTTCAACTTttaaattggttttgaatttttcctcTAGTGGGATGTGCTTTCAAATGGCAATGCAGTGCAAGATGTTGCCCATATAGCAAATGGTTCACATCCAGGGAACTGTATATCTGTTCTTCGAGTAAGACAACTCTATAATTGTGAAACAAGTAATTCTATTTTTCGTAttggaaattgttattagcatttcaaaaaAGTCATTATGTATCCCTACCCTTGTATTTCATTGTTACACGCAACTTAATTTAAGGACTACTTAATTATATAGATTGCAAATTAATTGCCTTGTAACATGTATAGGCTTTCAACACTAACCAGAACAACATGTTGATACTCCAAGAGAGCTGCATAGACTCATCAGGCTCACTTGTTGTGTACTCTCCTATTGACCTACCGGCCATCAACATTGCAATGAGCGGCGAGGATTCTTCCTACATTCCCCTCCTGCCATCAGGATTCACCATTTCGCCAGATGGGCGAGCAGATCAAGGGGATGGCGCCTCATCAAGTTCTTGCAATGCAAATGGGAGTGGATCACTAGTCACAGTGGCATTACAAATTCTGGTGAGCAGCTTGCCATCCGCTAAGCTGAACTTGGAGTCGGTAAATACCGTTAATAACCTAATCGGAACAACTGTCCAGCAAATTAAGACAGCCTTGAATTGCAATAGTTCCTGATGATGATCACTCTCTGCTACACAACTGTTTTCTTGTCTACTATTGATCTTAATATTTCTGATCAGAAATGATCAGAGGTATTCAATGTGGGACAAAGCATCTGGGTTAGTTGGAAACCTTGAATGCCCTCTCATCAAAGACCTGAAGCTGTACAATTACTTCcactgttgctgctgctgctgctgatggTTCAGAAGAGCTGTGTTTTTGCTTCCAAGGTTCATTACAATTTACACCAACTacaaactttaattttttttggtggGGTAGGTTTTTGTTCTGGCTAGTGATTTTAACGCTCGTCTTTTCAATCTCATGTACTCCTTCCGTGAGTGCGTAACAAATTATAGAGTATTCAGTAGGGGAGTGCGCGTGGTTAGAAGAGGAGTGTTAAAATCACTAGCCTTGGTTTTGTTGTTTTGCAAATTTAGGTTTGGAAAAGTAGAGCATTAAAAGAGGGAGTCAAGAACGCACCATACGCGTCTTCTTTCTTGCTGAATTTCTCTCCggcaagaaaaaaaagttgtatGGTTCGGGCATTGACTTCTTGTTCATCGACTTATTTATCttaatttaaactaaatttgaattttctcaACTGTTTTCCCTTCTTATTGATTGACAAATCAAATGTGCCTTGATAAATTTGTCTAATTGGAGCAATTTTCACTTTCAAATCGAACGAGATCATATAAAAGAGGATCAAAGTACATAAGTTCTTCTTAATATATTTTACGTTCTTCCTAATATATTTTATGGATGACGTGATCAGacaatcatattcaagtttttcttctaCGATGAGCGGAGATGGCTAGGTAGAGGCTCCATCCATCTCCATGCTTTTCCTAGAGAGTGCAAAAGTGGAAATTAAGCTTAAAGATTGAACTTTTATGCCTCGACATTTTCTGGAGGGAAAAAGCATTTCCTTGATGAACTTTGATTGGTATGACCCTAACTGACTGCCTAACTGTCCACTTATCACTTCATTTAACCAAATTCTTTGAGTTTGAGTATGAGATTGAGTTGGATGGTCAATTTGTTAAATAATGGTGGATCCCCCATAAGCTTGGGGCCATCAACCAATCTAGTCGTTGGACTTTTGAAACTTTCGGATCTTTCTTTGTCTAATTAATTGGCAATTAACCATTATTATTCTTGCCTTATGTTAAGTAAGGCACAAGTAATAAAACCTGGGTTTGTTTAAGAGGAGTTGCAATGGGAGAAGGCTGGCGATTTTGGCACCCCTCTTTCCTTTATTTGCACTTCAAACTAAATATTTACAATTTGTTTATAGTCACATATGTATGAAGCGCAAAAAGCTAAACGAAAATAAAGAGTGCTAAAATCACGAGCAAATCGAGGCGTGTTAAAGTCGCCATTTGCTAGTCATGGGAGAAGGGGAAGAAGGAGAATATGATCATCCATCCACCCCAGCTTACACTGCTTAAGCTGTGCTGCTATGGAAACAGTGAGTCATAAAGCCGGGGTTCATGAAAGTTAGCACAGAAGACAATAAATTGGACTTGGTTTGTTATTGGCTATGGATCAGCACAAAGCACAATTTTATTATAGTTTGATGTTTGTAAAAGAGACGGAGAAGTGAGAGCCAAAAGTTCTGCAACAAAGCCAGTATCGTATAGTCAGCCATAAAGACCGGGTCTTAAAACACCATCAATGCATCGTGTAGCTCTATGATTTCTGATGATTCCACCTacctatatacatatatacatatatatatatgtgtgtgtgtgtgtgcgcgtgtgtctatatatattgaTTGAGATCTGGTGGCACGCGCTTTTGACGCACATTTTGATATCTATTTTCTAGAATTCACttcgtaatatattttaacGATTCGAACAATTTTGCATTTTCATATATCATCattgcaaaaaattagacaaatctaAAATCATTAAGGCATTCTTTTGTAGTGAAAGAAATAAACAATACGGTTCTACAAAGCAGTAAATTTAATCTAACGGTCATATGGTTtccaatttgaatgattttttggtAGACATGATCTTTGAGGTAAGACATAAAAATAGATAATTGGATAGTTGAAATATATTACATAGTAAACCTCGCAAAAACATGTGTCAAAAGCGCTTACTctacatatacacacactacatataTGCCATATTTCTATATGATCCCATTCCCTAAAGCTAGCTTTAGCTTGCCACCTCACACACCATCCAtccatgaacattcaccatgcaACCCTAGCTTTCCACTGCTTTACTTGGTAACCCTATTAAGTAAAGTACGTACGTGCCTTGTTACCTCTTTGGTTGCTGTATAACTTGTGACGTTAaggaacaaacaaacaaaaacaaggaATGTGGATATAGTGTTCAATCAATGAAATGCAGGATATACTTCTTTGACATGAAATATGAACCCCTCTCTCCAAAAATATTAACTGAGTTGTGAACAATCGGATCGATTGCACACAGAAAACATCTCACACCCTCCTTTGATTTCATCCACCCTCGTCTCGTCTCAACCCCTTGCTTCTGGTGCTTGCCTGTACACGATCAtcccacccacccacccacccacccaccaCCTCCTTTGTTTTACCTCTGGTACTACTTACTAGTAGGGTTTCATTTCATTAAATGATCCTGATGGTAGAGTTGTGATTAGAAACGAAGTAGTTTCGAAGGCAGACACTGACATTTCTCCATATACAATAACCCTACTAGTCTATACCTCCATCCTGTTATCAAGGGCTTGCATCTAACCTGTCTAGTCTCTAGAGAAATTGGCTGGGAAATGTTTCAATTTTCGGTTTATGCAACTatcaaattattttaatatgttgtTGATATACACGATCGCTATGTCAAATAATGTTGAATCATGGTATAACCTATGTTTAATTTTGATCAACTTGATATTTAAGATTTAATATATGAGCATTTTGGCCGATTTCCCATAATCCATCACTTAATTTTGGTATGTAAGAGCATGTGATAGATTTTCCTAGTGGTTAAAATATTCTTCTTCAACTTATTGCGTTTTGAGTTAAAAACTCTTTCACATTTTTATGCAATTTAGGGTAGAGTATCGTTCAATCGCATAAGATGATCGGCAAACTGACAAAGCCAATATTTGATGGGCTTCTCACCAAAACACTCGGCCCATTTTTGAGCATAACCTTAAACTCTCCAAGCCAAAGCGGGCCTTTTATATGCATTTCGGGAAGcatgaaacaaaaataaataaataaaattaatgtaCAGCTCACTACAAAGGATCGTTCAAACACACCTGACGTCATTGCAAATTAGGGTATGAGATTTCAAATGATCTAACCACCCAATGTGTCTTACTAATCGTACGTGAGATATTAGAGTAAGTGAACTAATTAATCATTTGGTGTACTTAATTCTTAACCTCACAAATGAATGAGCTAATCACATGGCCCGAATTAAATATCTGTAAAAGTACGAAAATTAGGCCAAATAAAGGGGTGATTAGGCTCCTACATACCATGTGAGAGACTAGAGAAGGAAGAGAGTTGCCAAAAGCACCCAAAATTAACTAAAGACCTAAAATgaagcatgcatgcatgcatgagtCCTCCTCGACAATGACGGATTTAGAATTCTAATATCGAGATAAtcttaatataaaattttcaaaaaaattaaacgaTAAATTACCAACTTTTCATGCATAATCTTTATACAAGTAACATTTTAAGCTACAAATACTAAATTTGTCCACAATGAGATTTCATTCTCCAAAAATGTGTCATGATAGTTTCATTGTCAAATACAAGAGAAAACAGATCAATAAGGATTTGGAACTATCCCCAAATTGGGTTGAACTATCTGGAATAAGATTAGAACTATCCAAATTTGGAGTTGAAATATTTAGAATAAAATAAGAGATAATCGATGGTGATTTTCACTGGTGGTGGCCTAAAGATCGGTTGGGTGTggttagagaaaaaaaaaataggaattggaattgggaatTACCCAACTAGAGAAAGtgaatgcaaaatgagatttggGTGGAGATCTTGGGTAGAAGGATAGACAATAGACTgtctatatttttgtttaattataaaGGATCTCCCTCATGTGGCATAATATAAAACttgcttttaattattttgttttaaatggTTCATCTCAAAACAACGTTGTTTTTATCAAGTCTTTTAAGAAATAGTCTTCTTCTCCTTTGTTAATCGTTTGCATAACCTACACCCCTCGGGTTTGCCACTCCACTCTTCTCCTTCACCACATGCCCAAACTTGGTGGTCCTCGGAGGTCCGCATAGTCACTTATATGTatgggtggatttttttgccaaattgtcaTGTCAACCGAATTGACAACCATGGCATATCGATTTTGtgccaatcggtaatggtactGTATTGCACCGTATCAAAATTTCATgatacggtattggtaatggataccattaccacggtattacagTACCGTAccgaaaaatataatatataatttacaaattatagaatatataattatataacacatatttataatatatatatatatatgtataatattccaataattcgaaaataaaaccctacttatattagcattgttaTTGGTGACTTTGATCTTTTGAGTtagtggaaatcaaacacaaaggAGTTCCCAATTatttcacaaatagccaaagATATCTTTGTAATCCCCACTTTTACCATTGCtattgaaaatgcatttagcctagggaggagggttgtggacccttttagggcatccttgactcctaaaatgGTAGAGGCACTATTTTGTACTAGTGATTGGCTTAGGGCGGATaaagtaaacttctacaaggaaccaacggatgatatgcttcaattttacaaggaaatggaagaagtGAAAACAAGtaagatatgctttaatttttttagtaaatttgttattaaatggttttcaactttaattcttcttgctactaatatgttttctttgtttgtaatgtaggcttgacacaaGTTCAATCttttacaagttcaatgcctcctccaaaagcttcgacatctcaagcctgaagaattgatcaatgaattttactttttgaagtttagttccaattttcatttggtttgaaactttaacttctatttggattgttaacttctatttgttttggttcgtaacttctatttggattgtaagcttaatttcatcatgaatcttgatgcatcatttgaattattttgtgtgtgtgtgtgtttgaattgtgaatgatgaataatagatgaatttagactaaatgtatgagataaaggtacccaaaaaaaagttttgcccttgaactgggttaaaaaaacaaaaacggattttgtcccaaaacaaagtggcaattaccattgtcaTTCTATGCCAATTGAACTATTTGGCAATACCAAACTTCGGTgcaccgaaagtttggtatggtaatgaTAACAGATTTTGTCAAACCtaaagtttggtatggtaacCATACCAAACTCGCCCCTACTTATATGGTCTTCAGGGTGGTACTGGGACCACCTAGGTCCCTTAATGTATCTAACAATGCTCCTGCAGTGTGGGAAAGATCAAAGTATCATGATTCGATGATGTAGAACAAATGGTCTATTGGACTGAAGAGAAAATGGACCGTTGAAGGCAAAAGGATGTAATAGAAATTTGCAGATTTGACGTCCGAGCTTCGATTGTGGTCCATGATACTTTTTTCAGAAAAGGAATGAATTCACGGTTCAAACTCATTGCTCTTCCCTGATATACTATGAATTTTGGCCATAGGAGGTTGTTTTAGCCTCCAAAATGCAATTTAAGTTCAATAATAAaaattgggcttttgggctttctcTCAAACTCAAGTGGATTCGAGAAAAATTGTTATTCAAGGGTTTACATTCGTATCCCTCTTGCTTTGTGGTATGTCAATCAATGGTTATACGAAATTTTACTGTGTAATAGAATTTATCAACTAAGATTTTATTTCTCTGTTATCCactaagattttatttttttgttatcaaCTAAGATCTTGTCGTGGAACTCAACCATCAGGTCTATAATGAAGTAGGGATCCGCATGATGATGAGCCTAAACTGTTAATCAAACGACTATCAATGATATTCTCAAATCGTAAAGTGAAATTGGATCGATTTTGTTATGTTTAATTTGCCAAGATTTTTCGATTTGAGTTGTTCACTTTAGATTTTGGATTCGAGTATGTGATGAGGTAGGCATACTATCTATATACACAAAGAGGTGCGATATTcacacatccatttttacttctcacacaccttctTAACTTTTGACCGTTGGATgtaatgaattgaaaaatatcaaaagtcagaaattaataagggatataaaagaaataaaaagatatGTGTCGATATCACACCCATACACGAAACGGGAGCCTCAGAAAGTTCTTTGGCATATATTATCAAAACCATGTGACAGTGCCGATGGATCTTGTTCGATCTAAACCCCACAGGCGATTGGTTGGCTTTGAGTTGGGAGAGGATTATCAAGTGCCAGCGAGCGCGACAAGTCAGGCAACCAAACAACCAATCATACATATGCAGATGatcatatgtgtatatataatgATAGCATACGAAACATCCAAAATATACACACAGACTAATCTATTACTTGAGCTCGCTAAGAAAGAAGCTGGTGATCCCTCTCCAACTTCAGCACAGCcagactaaaaaaaaaaacacactcaAAGGTAGCATTTGTTTTACAAGAATGGGGTTCGAGATTGAACATGAGATTTCAATCTCATTCTCGTACGTGTTTGTGTTTGGCATGCACGCGTCTTCGGAAACATTTTGTTACGAAAATGTGATAACTCCTATAGAGAAATCTAcatgaaactcaacaacgtACTTGAGTTTGTCATTTCCTTCCTAAAGAATGCATTTAATTTATACAATTTTATAATTGATTAGATTCTTGCTAGTATACTTTACAaaccaaatattttaaatttttaatggcaacattcttcatttttttttcttcttccttaatATGAAATAACAATGTTgtttccaaataattaatttcacaaaacaaCGATAACGTTAGACATGCATGTACTgcatttttcattttatgtgATTTATTAAGAGTGtgtattataaatatatacatcACATTTTATTTGCACGTGTTATGCTAAATACTTTGTACGCTACTTATAATATTGTTCAATATACAAAAATGTAGTATTTTTATAAACGCAAACAcgtgtttaaaaaaaatcaatgtacTAAGAATATAGTCCATTACAGTAAGTATTACAAAATTTCTTAACACTTAGTGCGTTAGACCGCGTTTCCGTAGACTTCAATCTCTATGGGTGATGGTTATTTCTCTTTTTGAAAATGTGAATGGGTTTGCACGGCACGTGTCAATTGTCGTTTGCAggtcaaacatgaacccaacTAACCAAGAAATTAGAAAGCTAGAAACTTGTGGTTGCAGAATTTCATGATTTCATGAtttctttatttaatttttcttttttatctttatctttCTAAGTTTTTGGCCTAAATAGTATTAGGTGGGTTCCACTCTCACCAACTAATTAGGCTTTCTATTGCATTCTTTTGATTattattaaaggaaaactaatgaaaaaggtttgaaaactttgagttttagtgataaggacaaaataaaaggtaaagtgaatagtatcaggattgattttttagtgtaaaaatgtgatttttcgttaaagtgaacagtatcaggtgattttcattaaagttccctattatTAAAGCCAGTTTCATCTGGAGTCAAATATTAATGCACTTTTAATAGGGAATTATTATTGTCATTCTAAAAATTTTATTATACactgttaaatttttttatatttgaaaagaaaaatacacgtGTGagaagtgtaaaatgagatttttagagtgccaataacacttcccttttAATAACAAAATAGTTTATCACCTAATATTATAATTTAGTAATGTTTCTTTTTACTTGTATGTTGTTATGCTTGATTAtcgtcaaaaacgaatttgaacgaAATTATTACGATTAGTCCATTGTTTTTGTACTCAAAATAGTGGTAACAGACTAATCCACTGTTAAATTTAGCCCACTCTCAtattttttagtgtagataagaTTGAATGTATTAAAAAAGTAATGcaatattttaaacaaattactaagagtttgtaatttaattaacttTTTTAATAGTTTGTATAAAACTAAAAGAGTTAAGTCTCGAGAGGGTGTTGGGTTTACTCAGTAAAATTGTTTGTATAAcactagcaaaaaaaaaaaaaacataatgaaTAAGATGTTcgtagaaataaaaaaagggaagtaTTATTGGCATTTCAAAAATCTGATTTAAAACTCCTGAAAaacgtatttttctttcctaatatcgaaattttaaaatgtaaaatgagatttttgaagtgctactAACAATCTCTTACAAAATAGaattattggttttttttttggtcaatatgAATATTTGGTTGGACAAATAGAAAGAGAATGGCGGTGGGCGGCGGGGTTTGCGGTCGTAGTTTAAATAAGGAAGACACGAAATAAAGAGCAGCTGATGTGTCAAAAAGCGCAGATAAAGGTTAAGTAGGGACCACTCAGTTCGTCACGCACTCACCTCCCCACGTctcctctaattttttttagtaaaattacaaccaaaaatcactttcatataatataaatatcttAATATATCTATCTATCTGTCGAATCTTTTATTATATGATCAAGATTGAAGGCTGAATGGACACCACTTGCACTTTCCACTCTTCGTCTCTCCTTTTGTTTCTTGTGGCTTagatattttcttcattttattgGAGATATTATCATTTATTTCACTTATTAGAATTGGttgtattcttctttatttgtagTTAGATAGTTTATATTTGATTTGACTTGCTgtaaatgagtttaaattttcatatttgaatgtaaatatatcattgtatatTTTGTAAGATCTCACATTGCCCATGAgtgaggatcctgtaagccttatatgtatatttctatCTCTACCttgcatgaggccttttgggagctcactggcttcaggttccttAAGAACTTCAAAGTTAAGCAAGAAATGGGTCAGAACATtcccaggataggtgacccattAGGAAGTTCTGCTCGGacgagttcccataaacaaaaccgtgagggcgttaTCTAAATCCAAAActgacaatatcgtgttatgaCGGAGTCGAACCGGAACGTGGTGGGAATCCAAACCAAGATGTGACATATTTAATTTTGTATCACATGACTATAATATTTAATCATAAAAGTACAAGAATTATTTTACAATATCAATAGCAGCTCTGAAAAATAATAGTAAAACATGAGATAGTGACGAGTGTATTTTTGGAATATAGGATGGAAATATCTAATAGGTGTGAAAAGACTCAATCTTGTAGTAATTATCCGAATCTGTGTTTGAGTATTGGGGAGATTAAATATCTTCCACAAGAATatcaagaaaaaataaaataaaatgcggATTTTTTGTGGGGTTTTGTTAATATGGGAGAAAAGCCGAAAAGGTCGGAGACGGAGCACTAGAAAGTGCCGGGTGGCCGTGGGCCCCCTGCGTTCTCAGCCACAAGACTTCCCCATTCCGCCACTCCCTTCCAGAGTTTTCCTTTCCTTCCCAAACTTGTTAaatatccttttttattttctcaaacAATTAAATTGAAATTAATATTCTCAGTCTGACTCTGACGTGGCAGCCCCTGGTTTTACTTTCTTCCTCCTCCATTTAACTC includes the following:
- the LOC126598528 gene encoding homeobox-leucine zipper protein HDG11-like yields the protein MEYGSGRGGSSGGDHHDDASGSQRRKKRYHRHTAHQIQRLEGMYKECPHPDEKQRMQLSRELGLAPRQIKFWFQNRRTQMKAQNERSDNCALRAENDKIRCENIAIREALKNVICPSCGVPPLNEDSYFDEQKLRMENAQLKQELDRVSSIAAKYIGRPISQLPPVQPIHISSLDLSMASFGGHGLAGPSLDLDLLPGSASSTMPNLPCQPPGFSDMDKSLMTDIAANAMAELLRLLQTNEPLWMKSSTDGRDVLNLETYERIFPRATSHSKNPYVRIEASRDYGVVIMSGLALVDMFIDLNKFAELFPTIVSMARTIEVISSGMLGGHGSLQLMYNELQVLSPLVPTREFYFLRYCQQIEQGLWAIVDVSYDFPQDNQFANQCRSHRLPSGCLIQDMPNGYSKVTWVEHVEIEDKVPTHRIYRDLIHSGLAFGAQRWLAALQRMCERFACQMVSGTYTRDLEGVIPSPQGKRSMMKLAQRMMNNFCANISASNGHRWTTLSGMDEIGVRVAIHKSTDPGQPNGVVLSAGTTIWLPLSPQNVFNFFKDERTRPQWDVLSNGNAVQDVAHIANGSHPGNCISVLRAFNTNQNNMLILQESCIDSSGSLVVYSPIDLPAINIAMSGEDSSYIPLLPSGFTISPDGRADQGDGASSSSCNANGSGSLVTVALQILVSSLPSAKLNLESVNTVNNLIGTTVQQIKTALNCNSS